Proteins encoded together in one Streptomyces sp. NA04227 window:
- a CDS encoding MurR/RpiR family transcriptional regulator has translation MATQAWEGPPSAALAAKVRTLAPSMTRSMQRVAEAVAGDPAGCAALTVTGLAELTGTSEATVVRTARLLGYPGYRDLRLALAGFAAQQQSGRAPAVTADIAVDDPIADVVAKLAHDEQQTLADTAAALDTVQLGAAVNALAGARRVDIYGIGASALVGQDLAQKLLRIGLIAHAHNDTHLAITTAVQLRAKDVAIAITHSGSTGDVIEPLRVAFEHGATTLAITGHPGGPVSQYADHVLTTSTARESELRPAAMSSRTSQLLVVDCLFVGVAQRTYRTAGPALSASYEALAHRHRPRQVPR, from the coding sequence CTGGCCACGCAGGCCTGGGAGGGCCCGCCATCGGCGGCGCTCGCGGCCAAGGTCCGTACCCTCGCGCCGTCGATGACCCGCTCCATGCAGCGCGTCGCCGAGGCCGTGGCAGGCGATCCGGCGGGCTGCGCCGCGCTCACGGTGACCGGGCTCGCCGAGCTGACCGGCACCAGCGAGGCCACCGTCGTCCGTACCGCCCGGCTGCTCGGCTACCCCGGCTACCGCGACCTGAGGCTCGCCCTCGCCGGGTTCGCCGCCCAGCAGCAGTCGGGCCGCGCCCCGGCGGTGACGGCGGACATCGCCGTCGACGACCCGATCGCGGACGTGGTCGCCAAGCTCGCGCACGACGAACAGCAGACCCTCGCCGACACCGCGGCCGCCCTGGACACCGTGCAGCTCGGCGCGGCCGTGAACGCACTCGCCGGCGCACGGCGGGTGGACATCTACGGCATCGGCGCCTCCGCCCTGGTCGGCCAGGACCTCGCGCAGAAGCTGCTGCGCATCGGCCTGATCGCGCACGCGCACAATGACACCCATCTGGCGATCACCACGGCGGTCCAGCTCCGCGCCAAGGACGTGGCGATCGCGATCACGCACTCGGGCTCCACCGGCGACGTCATAGAACCCCTGCGCGTCGCCTTCGAGCACGGCGCCACCACCCTCGCGATCACCGGCCATCCCGGCGGCCCCGTCTCGCAGTACGCGGACCACGTGCTGACCACGTCGACGGCCCGCGAGAGCGAGCTGCGCCCGGCGGCGATGTCCTCGCGTACGAGTCAACTCCTCGTGGTGGACTGCCTGTTCGTGGGCGTGGCCCAGCGTACGTACCGGACCGCGGGCCCCGCCCTGTCCGCCTCG
- a CDS encoding DUF4031 domain-containing protein: MTLYIDPPTWPGHGRLWSHLVSDVSYEELHAFAAGIGAPRRAFERDHYDIPAYRYRDAVDAGAVEISSREIVRILLKAGLRRRKGSVG; encoded by the coding sequence GTGACGCTGTACATCGACCCGCCCACCTGGCCGGGTCACGGCCGCCTCTGGTCCCACCTTGTCAGCGACGTCTCGTACGAGGAACTGCACGCCTTCGCCGCCGGGATCGGCGCCCCGCGGCGTGCCTTCGAGCGGGACCACTACGACATCCCCGCGTACCGCTACCGCGACGCGGTCGACGCCGGAGCGGTGGAGATCTCCAGCCGGGAGATCGTACGGATCCTGCTGAAGGCGGGGCTGCGCAGGCGGAAGGGCAGCGTGGGGTAA
- a CDS encoding lytic polysaccharide monooxygenase auxiliary activity family 9 protein, translated as MRSSRKFAVLAGAALAPVLAVSLPAGQASAHGYISDPPSRQAQCAAGVVPCGEIKYEPQSVEGPKGLTSCSGGNSRFAELDDDSKGWKVSEVGTSQSFQWTLTAPHNTSTWQYFIGDRKIAEFDDGGAQPGTTVTHQVDFGDLRGPQKILAVWNISNTVNAFYACIDVNIGG; from the coding sequence ATGCGTTCCAGCAGGAAATTCGCCGTTCTCGCCGGTGCCGCGCTCGCCCCGGTCCTCGCCGTGAGCCTCCCCGCGGGCCAGGCCTCGGCACACGGCTACATCTCCGACCCGCCCAGCCGGCAGGCCCAGTGCGCCGCCGGAGTCGTCCCGTGCGGCGAGATCAAGTACGAGCCCCAGAGCGTCGAGGGACCCAAGGGCCTGACCAGTTGCAGCGGCGGCAACAGCCGCTTCGCCGAACTCGACGACGACTCCAAGGGCTGGAAGGTCAGCGAGGTCGGCACGTCCCAGTCCTTCCAATGGACCCTGACCGCGCCGCACAACACCAGCACCTGGCAGTACTTCATCGGCGACCGCAAGATCGCCGAGTTCGACGACGGCGGCGCCCAGCCCGGCACCACGGTCACCCACCAGGTCGACTTCGGTGACCTGCGCGGCCCGCAAAAGATCCTCGCGGTCTGGAACATCTCCAACACCGTGAACGCCTTCTACGCCTGCATCGACGTGAACATCGGCGGCTGA
- a CDS encoding maleylpyruvate isomerase family mycothiol-dependent enzyme encodes MTAAVAVHEERDPELPGRLLRTERDALLPLLRERPENDFALRTCCPGWTVRHVLAHCSSALMRVVENRYEEGVFTPEGNDRDIAERADWPLARILDELEQGMTEAGPVVAASDGAMDIIALGEWIHAGDVREAFGEPGAYAGAGLPAALRLLGRSSRERKHVPLHADLDDHDEPLLLGEPTGERPPARYLGDAATLVRLYAGRPLTGTRYELVGAREAELFIFG; translated from the coding sequence ATGACTGCTGCTGTCGCCGTACACGAAGAACGTGACCCCGAACTTCCCGGCCGGCTCCTGCGGACCGAGCGCGACGCGCTGCTGCCATTGCTGCGCGAACGACCCGAGAACGACTTCGCCCTGCGCACCTGTTGTCCCGGCTGGACCGTGCGCCATGTGCTCGCGCACTGCTCCTCCGCCCTGATGCGGGTGGTGGAAAACCGTTACGAGGAAGGGGTGTTCACGCCCGAGGGCAACGACCGTGACATCGCCGAGCGGGCCGACTGGCCTCTCGCCCGCATTCTCGACGAACTGGAACAGGGGATGACCGAGGCCGGTCCCGTCGTCGCCGCGTCGGACGGGGCGATGGACATCATCGCCCTCGGCGAGTGGATCCACGCGGGCGATGTACGCGAGGCCTTCGGCGAACCCGGGGCGTACGCGGGCGCGGGACTGCCCGCCGCCCTGCGCCTGCTGGGACGCAGCTCCCGCGAGAGGAAGCACGTCCCGCTCCACGCCGACCTGGACGACCACGACGAACCCCTGCTCCTCGGCGAGCCCACCGGTGAACGCCCGCCCGCCCGCTACCTGGGCGACGCCGCCACGCTCGTACGGCTCTACGCGGGACGCCCGCTGACCGGCACGCGGTACGAACTGGTGGGGGCGAGGGAAGCGGAGCTCTTCATCTTCGGCTGA
- a CDS encoding copper homeostasis protein CutC, which translates to MSSSAVLEVIALDATDARAAERGGADRLELVTDMAADGLTPSRETFAAVREAVRIPVRVMLRLRPGFGVGDSREQDELVARARELRAVGAEEFVLGFLDATGGPDLKALDLLLAELDGCRWTFHRALDQAVDRHALRVAVAPLPGLDTYLTAGSPTGVDDGMSVLLAEAMQRGEPGYEQHILVGGGLRLDHMPRLLAAGVNGFHIGTAARPHGWDGPVHTDTVLNWRRTLDT; encoded by the coding sequence ATGAGCAGCAGTGCCGTCCTCGAGGTGATCGCCCTCGACGCGACCGACGCCCGCGCCGCCGAACGCGGCGGCGCGGACCGGCTGGAGCTGGTGACCGACATGGCCGCCGACGGTCTGACCCCCTCCCGCGAGACCTTCGCGGCCGTGCGCGAGGCGGTCCGGATCCCGGTCCGTGTGATGCTGCGGCTGCGGCCCGGCTTCGGTGTGGGTGACTCCCGCGAGCAGGACGAACTCGTCGCGCGGGCAAGGGAGTTGCGTGCCGTGGGCGCCGAGGAGTTCGTGCTCGGGTTCCTCGACGCCACGGGCGGACCGGACCTGAAGGCGCTCGACCTCCTGCTCGCCGAACTCGACGGCTGCCGCTGGACGTTCCACCGCGCCCTGGACCAGGCCGTCGACCGGCACGCCCTGCGCGTCGCCGTCGCACCGCTGCCCGGGCTCGACACCTATCTGACCGCCGGCTCGCCGACCGGCGTCGACGACGGCATGTCCGTCCTGCTCGCGGAGGCCATGCAGCGCGGCGAACCCGGCTACGAGCAGCACATCCTGGTCGGCGGCGGCCTGCGCCTCGACCACATGCCCCGCCTCCTCGCCGCCGGTGTCAACGGCTTCCACATCGGCACCGCGGCCCGCCCCCACGGCTGGGACGGACCGGTGCACACCGACACGGTCCTCAACTGGCGCCGCACGCTGGACACTTGA
- a CDS encoding UvrD-helicase domain-containing protein, which yields MPGTGNPIDPALDDPLGRERDHLASSRAALRAMREDVEGLDIRDVTANWVNAAVLQRQITDRIKALADLAHTPLFFGRLDYLHAPGTCPAERTAVADDTDADDDTRLYIGRRHVHDAAGDPMVIDWRAPVSQPFYRASKKDPMDVALRRRFGYTGGDLTAYEDEHLMDPAEEARTSKLLQAEIERPRVGPMRDIVATIQPEQDEIVRSDLGGTVCVQGGPGTGKTAVGLHRVAYLLYAHRERLARTGTLVIGPNRSFLQYIEQVLPALGELEVQQATVDELVTKIAKVEVRGTDSAATALVKGDARMAEVLRRAVRSHVTPPTEPLVVVRGSRRWRIPAYEVEEIVRELLDRDIRYGAARAALPQRLAHAVLVRMEQQGEAPDDRVQDSVARNAAVKAAVKEIWPVVDPAKLVLRLLAEPEFLAEHAEGLLSAEEQRALLWERPARSVRTAKWSAADTVLIDEAADLVERTPSLGHVVLDEAQDLSPMQYRAVGRRCSTGSATVLGDLAQGTTPWATRTWDEALAHLGQSGALIEELTAGFRVPREVIAYASRLLPSIAPDLAEVNSVRESPGSLSVRRVTVASDDAAIADDDATSLTGPLSAAHLDALDAEVLAACAEALGHEGSTGLIAADARIPRLATALEQAGIPYLSPGEETTPDVRLTLVPASLAKGLEYDFVVLDEPAAVVAGEPDQRTGLRRLYVALTRAVSGLAVRHLAELPPQLLLPEDGEEPRGGERLGSVAVNAV from the coding sequence GTGCCCGGTACCGGCAACCCCATCGACCCCGCCCTCGACGACCCCCTCGGCCGCGAGCGCGACCACCTCGCCTCCTCCCGCGCCGCGCTGCGCGCGATGCGCGAGGACGTCGAGGGCCTGGACATCCGCGACGTCACCGCGAACTGGGTCAACGCCGCGGTCCTCCAGCGCCAGATCACCGACCGCATCAAGGCACTCGCCGACCTCGCCCACACCCCGCTCTTCTTCGGCCGGCTCGACTACCTCCACGCACCCGGCACCTGCCCCGCCGAACGCACCGCCGTCGCTGACGACACGGACGCCGACGACGACACCCGGCTCTACATCGGGCGACGCCACGTGCACGACGCGGCGGGCGACCCGATGGTGATCGACTGGCGGGCGCCGGTCTCGCAGCCGTTCTACCGGGCCTCGAAGAAGGACCCGATGGACGTCGCACTGCGGCGCCGCTTCGGGTACACGGGCGGCGACCTCACCGCGTACGAGGACGAGCACCTGATGGACCCGGCCGAGGAGGCGCGGACCAGCAAGCTGCTCCAGGCGGAGATCGAGCGGCCGCGCGTCGGACCGATGCGCGACATCGTGGCGACCATCCAGCCGGAGCAGGACGAGATCGTCCGCAGCGACCTCGGCGGCACCGTCTGTGTGCAGGGCGGCCCCGGTACCGGAAAGACGGCGGTCGGGCTGCACCGGGTGGCCTATCTCCTCTACGCCCACCGCGAGCGGCTCGCCCGTACCGGCACCCTGGTCATCGGGCCGAACCGGTCCTTCCTCCAGTACATCGAGCAAGTCCTGCCCGCACTCGGCGAGTTGGAGGTCCAGCAGGCCACCGTGGACGAGCTGGTCACCAAGATCGCGAAGGTCGAGGTGCGCGGCACCGACAGCGCGGCGACCGCGCTGGTGAAGGGCGACGCCCGGATGGCGGAGGTGCTGCGGCGCGCGGTGCGCTCCCACGTCACGCCGCCCACCGAGCCCCTCGTGGTGGTCAGGGGCTCGCGCCGCTGGCGCATCCCCGCCTACGAAGTCGAGGAAATCGTCCGGGAGTTGCTCGACCGCGACATCCGCTACGGGGCGGCGCGCGCCGCGCTGCCGCAGCGCCTGGCCCACGCCGTCCTGGTACGGATGGAGCAGCAGGGCGAGGCGCCCGACGACCGGGTGCAGGACTCGGTGGCCCGCAACGCGGCGGTGAAGGCGGCGGTCAAGGAGATCTGGCCGGTCGTCGACCCGGCCAAGCTGGTACTGCGCCTGCTCGCCGAACCGGAGTTCCTGGCCGAGCACGCCGAGGGCCTGCTGAGCGCCGAGGAGCAGCGGGCGCTGCTGTGGGAGCGCCCCGCGCGCAGCGTCCGTACGGCCAAGTGGTCGGCCGCCGACACCGTACTCATCGACGAGGCAGCCGACTTGGTCGAGCGCACGCCCTCGCTCGGCCATGTGGTGCTCGACGAGGCGCAGGACCTCTCGCCCATGCAGTACCGGGCCGTGGGGCGCCGTTGCAGCACCGGCTCCGCGACCGTGCTCGGCGACCTGGCACAGGGCACCACCCCCTGGGCCACGCGGACTTGGGACGAGGCCCTGGCACACCTCGGCCAATCAGGCGCGCTGATCGAGGAGTTGACGGCGGGCTTCCGCGTACCGCGTGAGGTCATCGCCTACGCCTCGCGCCTGCTGCCCTCCATCGCCCCCGACCTCGCCGAGGTCAACTCGGTGCGGGAATCGCCGGGTTCACTGTCGGTACGACGGGTGACCGTCGCCTCGGACGACGCCGCCATCGCGGACGACGACGCCACCTCGCTCACCGGCCCCCTCTCCGCCGCGCACCTGGACGCACTCGACGCCGAGGTGCTCGCCGCCTGTGCCGAAGCGCTGGGCCACGAGGGCTCCACGGGGCTCATCGCGGCCGACGCCCGCATCCCCCGCCTGGCAACTGCCTTGGAACAGGCGGGAATCCCGTACCTCTCCCCCGGCGAGGAGACCACCCCTGACGTCCGTCTGACGCTGGTCCCGGCCTCCCTCGCCAAGGGCCTGGAGTACGACTTCGTGGTGCTCGACGAGCCCGCCGCCGTGGTCGCGGGCGAGCCCGACCAGCGCACCGGCCTGCGCCGTCTGTACGTCGCCCTGACCCGGGCGGTGTCCGGCCTCGCCGTACGCCATCTCGCCGAACTGCCGCCGCAGCTCCTGCTCCCGGAGGACGGGGAGGAGCCGCGAGGAGGGGAGCGCCTCGGGTCGGTCGCGGTGAACGCCGTCTGA
- a CDS encoding M23 family metallopeptidase — translation MTKRAMFPGIGSTPIRTRAAVLAAGMGVTAAMGAGIAVAADDGAKDVTAATSTATAVKEQAEAQAKAGQKAEKAAKAKKDAKSERGEKKAERKAERKSAPKKAAPKKPASWVSPVKKYELSASFGLGGNMWSQKHSGQDFAVPVGTDVKSVHGGTVVKAGPNGGGDGPAYGNAIVIKHGNGTYSQYAHLSRIDVSIGETVKTGEHIAKSGNTGNSSGPHLHFEVRTTPNYGTAVNPVQFLRGEGLSL, via the coding sequence ATGACGAAGCGCGCCATGTTCCCCGGCATTGGTTCGACCCCGATCCGTACCCGTGCGGCCGTACTCGCCGCCGGTATGGGCGTCACCGCCGCCATGGGCGCCGGTATCGCTGTCGCGGCCGACGACGGTGCCAAGGACGTGACCGCTGCGACCTCCACCGCCACCGCGGTGAAGGAGCAGGCCGAGGCCCAGGCCAAGGCCGGTCAGAAGGCCGAGAAGGCCGCGAAGGCCAAGAAGGACGCGAAGTCCGAGCGAGGCGAGAAGAAGGCCGAGCGCAAGGCCGAGCGGAAGTCGGCCCCGAAGAAGGCCGCGCCCAAGAAGCCCGCTTCCTGGGTCAGCCCGGTCAAGAAGTACGAGCTGTCCGCGAGCTTCGGTCTCGGCGGCAACATGTGGTCGCAGAAGCACTCCGGCCAGGACTTCGCCGTTCCGGTCGGCACCGACGTCAAGTCCGTGCACGGCGGCACCGTGGTCAAGGCCGGTCCCAACGGCGGCGGCGACGGCCCGGCGTACGGCAACGCGATCGTGATCAAGCACGGCAACGGCACCTACTCGCAGTACGCGCACCTGTCGCGGATCGACGTGAGCATCGGTGAGACCGTCAAGACCGGCGAGCACATCGCCAAGTCCGGCAACACCGGCAACTCCAGCGGTCCCCACCTGCACTTCGAGGTCCGGACCACCCCGAACTACGGCACCGCCGTCAACCCGGTCCAGTTCCTGCGCGGCGAGGGTCTGTCGCTCTGA